One Camelus bactrianus isolate YW-2024 breed Bactrian camel chromosome 14, ASM4877302v1, whole genome shotgun sequence genomic region harbors:
- the PROZ gene encoding vitamin K-dependent protein Z isoform X4, translating into MRRRRRERDGDRASTGGPELICLKNTGLKTETELGVCSKKHLGNSVSSRGAPPSGGRGWVSLPPGWPGAVSAVDSGLCTHHQVGMATHTPVPRLLLLLALLAPHRIQPTGGSPCISQPCLNNGSCRDSIRSYTCTCAPGYEGRDCAFSKNECHPSRTDGCQHFCHPGPESYTCSCAEGHTLGPDHRSCLPHESCACGTLMPQRSKQELQVFPWQVKLANSEGKDFCGGVIIKENVVLTTAGCSLRYRNISVRASLRRAPEDAPVAVAAMHVHERYDAEMGDNDLALLALARPLRCPDAARPVCAPEADFAEQVLVPRARGLLSGWTLPGPRLGLAPAQLPIEPMDAEECGRTLNVTVTTRMSCEQGVAAGAAQWVAGSAVSRRRGGTWFLTGLLHTGPPAGPGQPLLVTKVPRYSLWLRRVMQQLSPVNPRQPHLHNSSLG; encoded by the exons ATGAGGCgtaggaggagggagagagacggAGACAGAGCATCCACCGGTGGTCCCGAGCTGATCTGCTTG aaaaatacaggactgaagacagagacagaactCGGAGTTTGTTCCAAAAAACATCTAGGAAACTCAGTGTCCTCGAGGGGAGCACCTCCgagcggggggagggggtgggtttCCCTGCCCCCGGGCTGGCCTGGCGCCGTGTCGGCAGTGGACTCCGGCCTCTGCACGCACCACCAGGTCGGGATGGCCACGCACACCCCGGTCCCGCGGCTGCTCCTGCTGCTTGCGCTCCTGGCCCCACACCGCATCCAGCCCACAG GTGGCTCCCCGTGcatctcccagccctgcctcaaCAACGGGTCCTGCCGGGACAGCATCCGCAGCTACACCTGCACCTGCGCCCCGGGCTACGAGGGCCGTGACTGCGCCTTCT ctaaAAATGAGTGTCACCCCTCAAGGACCGACGGGTGTCAGCACTTCTGCCACCCGGGACCGGAGTCCTACACGTGCAGCTGTGCAGAGGGGCACACGCTGGGCCCAGACCACAGATCCTGCCTCCCACACG AGAGCTGTGCGTGCGGGACCCTCATGCCGCAGAGAAGCAAGCAGGAGCTTCAGGTGTTCCCGTGGCAG gtGAAACTAGCAAATTCCGAAGGAAAAGACTTCTGTGGCGGTGTCATCATAAAGGAAAACGTGGTGCTGACGACAGCAGGGTGTTCGCTGCGGTACAGAAACATCAGTGTGAGAGCAA GTCTCCGCAGGGCCCCCGAGGATGCGCCGGTGGCGGTGGCGGCCATGCACGTGCACGAGCGGTATGACGCGGAGATGGGAGACAACGACTTGGCCCTGCTGGCACTGGCGCGGCCCCTCCGCTGCCCCGACGCCGCGCGCCCGGTGTGCGCACCTGAGGCCGACTTCGCTGAGCAGGTGCTGGTGCCGCGGGCGCGCGGCCTGCTCAGCGGCTGGACGCTCCCCggccccaggctgggcctggCGCCCGCGCAGCTGCCCATCGAGCCCATGGACGCCGAGGAGTGCGGCCGCACCCTGAACGTGACGGTGACCACGAGGATGAGCTGCGAGCAAGGCGTGGCAGCCGGGGCGGCGCAGTGGGTGGCGGGCAGCGCGGTCAGCAGGCGGCGCGGGGGCACCTGGTTCCTGACGGGGCTGCTGCACACGGGGCCCCCGGCGGGGCCTGGCCAGCCGCTCCTGGTCACCAAGGTCCCCAGGTACTCGCTGTGGCTCCGACGAGTCATGCAGCAGCTGAGCCCCGTGAACCCGAGACAGCCACACCTTCACAATAGCTCCCTCGGCTGA
- the PROZ gene encoding vitamin K-dependent protein Z isoform X3 — translation MRRRRRERDGDRASTGGPELICLKNTGLKTETELGVCSKKHLGNSVSSRGAPPSGGRGWVSLPPGWPGAVSAVDSGLCTHHQVGMATHTPVPRLLLLLALLAPHRIQPTGGRMRGAWDPRLLEREAELPSLSVFLPASKASEVLARWKRAGSYLLEELFQGNLEKECYEEICVYEEAREVFEHDAATAEFWKMYMAKNECHPSRTDGCQHFCHPGPESYTCSCAEGHTLGPDHRSCLPHESCACGTLMPQRSKQELQVFPWQVKLANSEGKDFCGGVIIKENVVLTTAGCSLRYRNISVRASLRRAPEDAPVAVAAMHVHERYDAEMGDNDLALLALARPLRCPDAARPVCAPEADFAEQVLVPRARGLLSGWTLPGPRLGLAPAQLPIEPMDAEECGRTLNVTVTTRMSCEQGVAAGAAQWVAGSAVSRRRGGTWFLTGLLHTGPPAGPGQPLLVTKVPRYSLWLRRVMQQLSPVNPRQPHLHNSSLG, via the exons ATGAGGCgtaggaggagggagagagacggAGACAGAGCATCCACCGGTGGTCCCGAGCTGATCTGCTTG aaaaatacaggactgaagacagagacagaactCGGAGTTTGTTCCAAAAAACATCTAGGAAACTCAGTGTCCTCGAGGGGAGCACCTCCgagcggggggagggggtgggtttCCCTGCCCCCGGGCTGGCCTGGCGCCGTGTCGGCAGTGGACTCCGGCCTCTGCACGCACCACCAGGTCGGGATGGCCACGCACACCCCGGTCCCGCGGCTGCTCCTGCTGCTTGCGCTCCTGGCCCCACACCGCATCCAGCCCACAG GCGGCCGCATGCGAGGGGCCTGGGACCCACGTCTTCTGGAGCGGGAAGCAGAACTCCCCAGTCTGAGCG TGTTTCTTCCCGCCTCAAAAGCAAGTGAAGTTCTGGCGAGATGGAAGCGGGCTGGCTCCTACCTTCTGGAAGAGCTCTTCCAgggaaatttagaaaaagaatgtTATGAAGAAATCTGTGTCTATGAAGAAGCCAGAGAAGTGTTTGAACATGATGCCGCCACT GCCGAGTTCTGGAAGATGTACATGG ctaaAAATGAGTGTCACCCCTCAAGGACCGACGGGTGTCAGCACTTCTGCCACCCGGGACCGGAGTCCTACACGTGCAGCTGTGCAGAGGGGCACACGCTGGGCCCAGACCACAGATCCTGCCTCCCACACG AGAGCTGTGCGTGCGGGACCCTCATGCCGCAGAGAAGCAAGCAGGAGCTTCAGGTGTTCCCGTGGCAG gtGAAACTAGCAAATTCCGAAGGAAAAGACTTCTGTGGCGGTGTCATCATAAAGGAAAACGTGGTGCTGACGACAGCAGGGTGTTCGCTGCGGTACAGAAACATCAGTGTGAGAGCAA GTCTCCGCAGGGCCCCCGAGGATGCGCCGGTGGCGGTGGCGGCCATGCACGTGCACGAGCGGTATGACGCGGAGATGGGAGACAACGACTTGGCCCTGCTGGCACTGGCGCGGCCCCTCCGCTGCCCCGACGCCGCGCGCCCGGTGTGCGCACCTGAGGCCGACTTCGCTGAGCAGGTGCTGGTGCCGCGGGCGCGCGGCCTGCTCAGCGGCTGGACGCTCCCCggccccaggctgggcctggCGCCCGCGCAGCTGCCCATCGAGCCCATGGACGCCGAGGAGTGCGGCCGCACCCTGAACGTGACGGTGACCACGAGGATGAGCTGCGAGCAAGGCGTGGCAGCCGGGGCGGCGCAGTGGGTGGCGGGCAGCGCGGTCAGCAGGCGGCGCGGGGGCACCTGGTTCCTGACGGGGCTGCTGCACACGGGGCCCCCGGCGGGGCCTGGCCAGCCGCTCCTGGTCACCAAGGTCCCCAGGTACTCGCTGTGGCTCCGACGAGTCATGCAGCAGCTGAGCCCCGTGAACCCGAGACAGCCACACCTTCACAATAGCTCCCTCGGCTGA
- the PROZ gene encoding vitamin K-dependent protein Z isoform X1: protein MRRRRRERDGDRASTGGPELICLKNTGLKTETELGVCSKKHLGNSVSSRGAPPSGGRGWVSLPPGWPGAVSAVDSGLCTHHQVGMATHTPVPRLLLLLALLAPHRIQPTGGRMRGAWDPRLLEREAELPSLSVFLPASKASEVLARWKRAGSYLLEELFQGNLEKECYEEICVYEEAREVFEHDAATAEFWKMYMGGSPCISQPCLNNGSCRDSIRSYTCTCAPGYEGRDCAFSKNECHPSRTDGCQHFCHPGPESYTCSCAEGHTLGPDHRSCLPHESCACGTLMPQRSKQELQVFPWQVKLANSEGKDFCGGVIIKENVVLTTAGCSLRYRNISVRASLRRAPEDAPVAVAAMHVHERYDAEMGDNDLALLALARPLRCPDAARPVCAPEADFAEQVLVPRARGLLSGWTLPGPRLGLAPAQLPIEPMDAEECGRTLNVTVTTRMSCEQGVAAGAAQWVAGSAVSRRRGGTWFLTGLLHTGPPAGPGQPLLVTKVPRYSLWLRRVMQQLSPVNPRQPHLHNSSLG, encoded by the exons ATGAGGCgtaggaggagggagagagacggAGACAGAGCATCCACCGGTGGTCCCGAGCTGATCTGCTTG aaaaatacaggactgaagacagagacagaactCGGAGTTTGTTCCAAAAAACATCTAGGAAACTCAGTGTCCTCGAGGGGAGCACCTCCgagcggggggagggggtgggtttCCCTGCCCCCGGGCTGGCCTGGCGCCGTGTCGGCAGTGGACTCCGGCCTCTGCACGCACCACCAGGTCGGGATGGCCACGCACACCCCGGTCCCGCGGCTGCTCCTGCTGCTTGCGCTCCTGGCCCCACACCGCATCCAGCCCACAG GCGGCCGCATGCGAGGGGCCTGGGACCCACGTCTTCTGGAGCGGGAAGCAGAACTCCCCAGTCTGAGCG TGTTTCTTCCCGCCTCAAAAGCAAGTGAAGTTCTGGCGAGATGGAAGCGGGCTGGCTCCTACCTTCTGGAAGAGCTCTTCCAgggaaatttagaaaaagaatgtTATGAAGAAATCTGTGTCTATGAAGAAGCCAGAGAAGTGTTTGAACATGATGCCGCCACT GCCGAGTTCTGGAAGATGTACATGG GTGGCTCCCCGTGcatctcccagccctgcctcaaCAACGGGTCCTGCCGGGACAGCATCCGCAGCTACACCTGCACCTGCGCCCCGGGCTACGAGGGCCGTGACTGCGCCTTCT ctaaAAATGAGTGTCACCCCTCAAGGACCGACGGGTGTCAGCACTTCTGCCACCCGGGACCGGAGTCCTACACGTGCAGCTGTGCAGAGGGGCACACGCTGGGCCCAGACCACAGATCCTGCCTCCCACACG AGAGCTGTGCGTGCGGGACCCTCATGCCGCAGAGAAGCAAGCAGGAGCTTCAGGTGTTCCCGTGGCAG gtGAAACTAGCAAATTCCGAAGGAAAAGACTTCTGTGGCGGTGTCATCATAAAGGAAAACGTGGTGCTGACGACAGCAGGGTGTTCGCTGCGGTACAGAAACATCAGTGTGAGAGCAA GTCTCCGCAGGGCCCCCGAGGATGCGCCGGTGGCGGTGGCGGCCATGCACGTGCACGAGCGGTATGACGCGGAGATGGGAGACAACGACTTGGCCCTGCTGGCACTGGCGCGGCCCCTCCGCTGCCCCGACGCCGCGCGCCCGGTGTGCGCACCTGAGGCCGACTTCGCTGAGCAGGTGCTGGTGCCGCGGGCGCGCGGCCTGCTCAGCGGCTGGACGCTCCCCggccccaggctgggcctggCGCCCGCGCAGCTGCCCATCGAGCCCATGGACGCCGAGGAGTGCGGCCGCACCCTGAACGTGACGGTGACCACGAGGATGAGCTGCGAGCAAGGCGTGGCAGCCGGGGCGGCGCAGTGGGTGGCGGGCAGCGCGGTCAGCAGGCGGCGCGGGGGCACCTGGTTCCTGACGGGGCTGCTGCACACGGGGCCCCCGGCGGGGCCTGGCCAGCCGCTCCTGGTCACCAAGGTCCCCAGGTACTCGCTGTGGCTCCGACGAGTCATGCAGCAGCTGAGCCCCGTGAACCCGAGACAGCCACACCTTCACAATAGCTCCCTCGGCTGA
- the PROZ gene encoding vitamin K-dependent protein Z isoform X2 gives MRRRRRERDGDRASTGGPELICLKNTGLKTETELGVCSKKHLGNSVSSRGAPPSGGRGWVSLPPGWPGAVSAVDSGLCTHHQVGMATHTPVPRLLLLLALLAPHRIQPTVFLPASKASEVLARWKRAGSYLLEELFQGNLEKECYEEICVYEEAREVFEHDAATAEFWKMYMGGSPCISQPCLNNGSCRDSIRSYTCTCAPGYEGRDCAFSKNECHPSRTDGCQHFCHPGPESYTCSCAEGHTLGPDHRSCLPHESCACGTLMPQRSKQELQVFPWQVKLANSEGKDFCGGVIIKENVVLTTAGCSLRYRNISVRASLRRAPEDAPVAVAAMHVHERYDAEMGDNDLALLALARPLRCPDAARPVCAPEADFAEQVLVPRARGLLSGWTLPGPRLGLAPAQLPIEPMDAEECGRTLNVTVTTRMSCEQGVAAGAAQWVAGSAVSRRRGGTWFLTGLLHTGPPAGPGQPLLVTKVPRYSLWLRRVMQQLSPVNPRQPHLHNSSLG, from the exons ATGAGGCgtaggaggagggagagagacggAGACAGAGCATCCACCGGTGGTCCCGAGCTGATCTGCTTG aaaaatacaggactgaagacagagacagaactCGGAGTTTGTTCCAAAAAACATCTAGGAAACTCAGTGTCCTCGAGGGGAGCACCTCCgagcggggggagggggtgggtttCCCTGCCCCCGGGCTGGCCTGGCGCCGTGTCGGCAGTGGACTCCGGCCTCTGCACGCACCACCAGGTCGGGATGGCCACGCACACCCCGGTCCCGCGGCTGCTCCTGCTGCTTGCGCTCCTGGCCCCACACCGCATCCAGCCCACAG TGTTTCTTCCCGCCTCAAAAGCAAGTGAAGTTCTGGCGAGATGGAAGCGGGCTGGCTCCTACCTTCTGGAAGAGCTCTTCCAgggaaatttagaaaaagaatgtTATGAAGAAATCTGTGTCTATGAAGAAGCCAGAGAAGTGTTTGAACATGATGCCGCCACT GCCGAGTTCTGGAAGATGTACATGG GTGGCTCCCCGTGcatctcccagccctgcctcaaCAACGGGTCCTGCCGGGACAGCATCCGCAGCTACACCTGCACCTGCGCCCCGGGCTACGAGGGCCGTGACTGCGCCTTCT ctaaAAATGAGTGTCACCCCTCAAGGACCGACGGGTGTCAGCACTTCTGCCACCCGGGACCGGAGTCCTACACGTGCAGCTGTGCAGAGGGGCACACGCTGGGCCCAGACCACAGATCCTGCCTCCCACACG AGAGCTGTGCGTGCGGGACCCTCATGCCGCAGAGAAGCAAGCAGGAGCTTCAGGTGTTCCCGTGGCAG gtGAAACTAGCAAATTCCGAAGGAAAAGACTTCTGTGGCGGTGTCATCATAAAGGAAAACGTGGTGCTGACGACAGCAGGGTGTTCGCTGCGGTACAGAAACATCAGTGTGAGAGCAA GTCTCCGCAGGGCCCCCGAGGATGCGCCGGTGGCGGTGGCGGCCATGCACGTGCACGAGCGGTATGACGCGGAGATGGGAGACAACGACTTGGCCCTGCTGGCACTGGCGCGGCCCCTCCGCTGCCCCGACGCCGCGCGCCCGGTGTGCGCACCTGAGGCCGACTTCGCTGAGCAGGTGCTGGTGCCGCGGGCGCGCGGCCTGCTCAGCGGCTGGACGCTCCCCggccccaggctgggcctggCGCCCGCGCAGCTGCCCATCGAGCCCATGGACGCCGAGGAGTGCGGCCGCACCCTGAACGTGACGGTGACCACGAGGATGAGCTGCGAGCAAGGCGTGGCAGCCGGGGCGGCGCAGTGGGTGGCGGGCAGCGCGGTCAGCAGGCGGCGCGGGGGCACCTGGTTCCTGACGGGGCTGCTGCACACGGGGCCCCCGGCGGGGCCTGGCCAGCCGCTCCTGGTCACCAAGGTCCCCAGGTACTCGCTGTGGCTCCGACGAGTCATGCAGCAGCTGAGCCCCGTGAACCCGAGACAGCCACACCTTCACAATAGCTCCCTCGGCTGA